Proteins encoded within one genomic window of Glycine soja cultivar W05 chromosome 1, ASM419377v2, whole genome shotgun sequence:
- the LOC114407411 gene encoding meiotic nuclear division protein 1 homolog produces MSKKRGLSLEEKREKMLQIFYESQDFYLLKELEKMGPRKGVISQSVKDVVQSLVDDDLVSKDKIGTSVYFWSLPSCAGNQLRNVSRKLDSDLESSKKRHAQLVDQCEELKKGREESDERVEAIADLKAIEQKHNELKDELAKYKDNDPAAFEAMKEAIAVAHASTNRWTDNIFTLRQWCSNNFPQAKEQLENLYKEVGITDDFDYLELAPVPLKTVAD; encoded by the exons ATG TCAAAGAAAAGGGGCCTCTCATTGGAAGAGAAGCGCGAGAAGATGCTTCAAATCTTTTACGAGTCGCAAGACTTCTACCTG CTTAAGGAGCTCGAGAAGATGGGTCCCAGGAAGGGTGTCATTTCTCAGTCTGTGAAAGATGTGGTCCAAAGTTTAGTGGATGATGACCTTGTTTCCAAAGATAAAATAGGAACTTCT GTGTACTTTTGGAGTCTACCTAGCTGTGCTGGTAATCAG CTTAGGAATGTGTCCCGCAAACTTGATTCTGATCTAGAAAGCAGTAAGAAGCGGCATGCCCAACTTGTTGATCAATGTGAGGAGCTAAAGAAGGGGCGAGAGGAATCT GATGAAAGAGTGGAGGCCATTGCAGATCTAAAAGCCATTGAGCAAAAGCATAATGAATTGAAG GATGAGTTGGCAAAGTATAAAGATAATGATCCGGCTGCCTTTGAAGCAATGA AGGAAGCAATTGCAGTTGCCCATGCATCGACAAACAGATGGACAG ACAACATTTTCACCCTGAGGCAATGGTGTTCGAACAATTTCCCACAGGCTAAGGAACAACTTGAAAACTTGTACAAGGAG GTTGGTATAACAGATGATTTTGACTATTTGGAGTTAGCACCTGTCCCACTCAAAACAGTTGCTGATTAA
- the LOC114407400 gene encoding vacuolar protein sorting-associated protein 32 homolog 2-like, translating into MFSRMFGKPKQETNAVATLDKLNETLEMLEKKEKVLLKKVAAEVEKAKEFTRGKNKRAAIQCLKRKRLYEQQIEQLGNFQLRIHDQMIMLEGAKATTETVDALRTGAAAMKAMQKATNIDDVDKTMDEINEQTENMKQIQDALSAPIGAAADFDEDELEAELEELEGAELEEQLLQPATTAPAAPVQVPAGQQPTRPVPAKRTPEEDELAALQAEMAL; encoded by the exons ATGTTTAGCCGGATGTTCGGTAAACCTAAACAGGAAACCAATGCTGTTGCCACTTTGGACAAGCTAAACGAG ACACTTGAAATGCTGGAGAAAAAGGAGAAAGTGCTCCTTAAAAAGGTGGCAGCAGAAGTTGAAAAGGCCAAAGAATTCACAAGGGGGAAGAACAAAAGGG CGGCAATACAATGTCTGAAGAGGAAGAGGTTATATGAACAGCAAATAGAGCAGCTTGGAAATTTCCAGTTGCGTATTCATGACCAG ATGATAATGTTGGAAGGTGCTAAAGCCACCACAGAAACGGTAGACGCGTTAAGAACTGGAGCAGCTGCTATGAAGGCTATGCAAAAAGCAAC gaATATTGATGATGTTGACAAGACTATGGATGAGATCAATGAACAGACTGAGAATATGAAACAGATTCAGGATGCATTGTCTGCTCCAATTGGTGCGGCTGCTGATTTTGACGAG gATGAATTGGAAGCAGAACTTGAAGAACTGGAGGGTGCTGAGTTGGAAGAACAGCTTCTTCAGCCAGCAACTACAGCTCCTGCGGCCCCAGTGCAGGTCCCAGCTGGGCAGCAACCTACTCGCCCAGTTCCCGCAAAGCGAACTCCGGAAGAAGATGAATTGGCAGCTTTGCAGGCTGAGATGGCACTTTGA
- the LOC114407421 gene encoding probable LRR receptor-like serine/threonine-protein kinase At4g29180 — protein sequence MPSSIGCILLLTLCDLVLVALVHAQQQIGFISIDCGGTPTNNEYTDEITNIRYTTDGAYIQTGVNKNISSEYAYPKNPNLPLLLSDLRSFPLGERNCYRLVAGKRGELHLIRASFLYGNYDGENKPPEFDLYVDVNFWSTVKFRNASEEVTMEIISVAQSGATHVCLVNKGAGTPFISGLELRPLNSSIYDTEFGESASLSLFKRWDIGSTNGSGRYEDDIYDRIWSPFNSSSWESVNTSTPINVNDDGYRPPFKVIRTAARPRNGSDTLEFSWTPDDPSWKFYVYLYFAEVEQLEKTQLRKFNISWNGSPLFDDSLIPRHLFATTLSNSKSLVANEHKISIHKTKDSTLPPILNAVEIYVARQLDALATFEEDVDAILSIKENYRIQRNWVGDPCEPKNYSWEGLKCNYSTSLPPRIISLNMSSSSLSGIITSAISNLSSLESLDLHNNSLTGAMPQFLEELISLKYLDLKGNQFSGSVPTILLERSRAGLLTLRVDDQNLGDTGGNNKTKKIVIPVVVSVSVLVILIAFTLFWKLRRNERSDEEISMLNKGGKTVTTKNWQYTYSEVLDITNNFEMAIGKGGFGTVYCGEMKDGKQVAVKMLSPSSSQGPKEFRTEAELLMTVHHKNLVSFVGYCDDDNKMALIYEYMANGSLKDFLLLSDGNSHCLSWERRIQIAIDAAEGLDYLHHGCKPPIIHRDVKSANILLSQDFEAKIADFGLSREFRKDNQDQQFQVIHKDATYEKSAVMGTTGYLDPEYYKLGRLNEKSDIYSFGIVLLELLTGRPAILKGNRVMHILEWIRPELERGDLSKIIDPRLQGKFDASSGWKALGIAMSCSTSTSIQRPTMSIVIAELKHCLKLESPSDTKTFVAPPRQVCDEVYSSSEAFSYDSESITSPFPR from the exons ATGCCAAGTTCGATCGGGTGCATACTGTTGCTGACACTTTGTGACCTTGTCCTCGTAGCTTTAGTTCATGCACAGCAACAAATAG GCTTCATAAGCATTGATTGCGGGGGTACTCCAACCAATAATGAGTACACAGATGAAATAACTAACATAAGGTACACCACTGATGGAGCCTATATACAAACTGGGGTTAATAAGAACATTTCCTCCGAGTATGCATACCCTAAGAATCCTAATCTGCCACTTCTACTCTCAGATCTCAGAAGCTTTCCTCTGGGAGAAAGGAACTGTTATAGGTTAGTAGCTGGAAAAAGAGGCGAGTTACATTTGATAAGGGCTTCCTTCTTGTATGGAAACTATGATGGAGAAAACAAGCCACCAGAGTTTGATCTCTATGTTGATGTCAATTTTTGGTCAACAGTCAAATTTAGAAATGCCTCAGAAGAAGTTACTATGGAAATAATCAGTGTGGCACAATCAGGTGCCACACATGTTTGCCTTGTGAACAAGGGAGCAGGAACTCCTTTTATCTCAGGCTTGGAACTTAGACCACTTAATAGTTCTATTTATGACACTGAGTTTGGAGAATCTGCTTCACTGTCACTTTTCAAACGATGGGACATTGGGTCTACCAATGGAAGTGGTAGATATGAGGATGATATTTATGATAGAATCTGGTCCCCCTTCAATTCCTCATCCTGGGAATCTGTCAACACTTCCACCCCAATAAATGTCAATGATGATGGCTATAGACCCCCATTTAAAGTCATTAGAACTGCTGCTAGACCAAGGAATGGCAGTGATACTTTGGAATTTTCTTGGACCCCTGATGATCCGAGTTGGAAATTTTATGTCTACTTGTACTTTGCTGAAGTGGAACAGCTTGAGAAAACCCAACTGAGGAAATTCAATATATCTTGGAATGGATCTCCATTGTTTGATGATTCCCTAATACCGCGCCACTTGTTTGCAACCACTCTTTCTAATTCAAAATCCTTGGTAGCAAATGAACATAAGATTTCTatccacaaaacaaaagattcaACTCTTCCACCCATTCTTAATGCGGTTGAGATTTATGTAGCAAGACAGCTAGATGCCCTTGCAACATTTGAAGAAGATG TTGATGCTATTCTGTCCATAAAGGAAAACTATAGAATTCAAAGAAATTGGGTGGGTGATCCATGTGAGCCAAAGAACTACTCTTGGGAAGGTTTAAAATGCAACTATAGCACCTCACTTCCTCCCCGAATTATATCTCT GAATATGAGCTCAAGCAGTTTGAGTGGAATAATAACTTCTGCCATTTCCAATCTCTCCTCGTTGGAATCTTT GGACTTACATAACAATAGCTTAACTGGAGCAATGCCTCAGTTTTTGGAAGAATTGATATCCCTTAAATATTT GGATTTAAAGGGCAATCAATTTTCAGGATCTGTTCCTACCATTCTTTTAGAAAGATCAAGGGCTGGATTACTCACATTGAG GGTGGATGATCAAAATCTCGGGGACACAGGAGGGAACAATAAAACCAAGAAAATTGTTATTCCCGTAGTGGTATCAGTATCAGTTTTAGTTATATTGATTGCTTTCACTCTCTTTTGGAAACTTAGAAGAAATGAACGATCAG ACGAGGAGATTAGTATGCTCAACAAAGGAGGAAAAACCGTAACAACGAAGAACTGGCAATACACATATTCAGAGGTGTTGGACATCACCAACAACTTTGAAATGGCAATTGGTAAGGGAGGATTTGGAACTGTGTACTGTGGGGAGATGAAAGATGGCAAACAAGTTGCAGTCAAGATGCTTTCTCCATCATCATCTCAAGGGCCAAAGGAATTTCGGACTGAG GCTGAGCTTTTGATGACAGTTCATCACAAAAATTTGGTATCCTTCGTTGGCTACTGTGATGATGATAACAAGATGGCACTCATTTACGAGTACATGGCCAATGGCAGCCTGAAAGATTTTCTCTTGCTCTCAG ATGGAAATTCACATTGCTTGAGTTGGGAAAGGAGAATACAGATAGCAATCGATGCTGCAGAGG GGTTGGATTACCTACACCATGGATGCAAGCCACCAATAATACACAGGGATGTAAAGTCAGCCAACATTCTTTTAAGTCAAGACTTTGAAGCTAAGATAGCAGATTTTGGCCTCTCCAGGGAGTTTAGGAAAGATAACCAAGATCAACAATTTCAAGTCATTCACAAAGATGCTACATATGAAAAATCTGCAGTAATGGGCACAACAGGGTACCTTGATCCAGA GTACTACAAATTAGGGAGACTGAATGAGAAAAGTGACATCTATAGTTTTGGAATTGTTCTACTGGAATTACTCACAGGTCGCCCTGCAATATTAAAAGGCAACCGAGTAATGCACATACTTGAGTGGATAAGACCTGAGCTTGAAAGAGGAGATTTGAGTAAAATTATAGATCCAAGGCTccaaggaaaatttgatgctagtTCTGGGTGGAAAGCTTTAGGAATAGCAATGTCATGCTCTACATCAACCTCCATTCAGAGACCTACAATGAGTATTGTGATAGCAGAGCTGAAACATTGCTTGAAATTGGAATCCCCTAGTGATACTAAAACATTTGTGGCCCCTCCAAGACAAGTCTGCGACGAAGTTTATAGTTCATCTGAAGCATTTTCCTATGATAGTGAATCTATCACCTCTCCTTTTCCAAGATAG
- the LOC114407365 gene encoding probable caffeoyl-CoA O-methyltransferase At4g26220, which produces MENIKDPSIYRNPVILQSEDLTKYILETAVYPREPAPLKELREATNNHPWGFIATLPEAGQLMTLLLKLLNPKKTIEVGVFTGYSLLLTALNIPHDGKITAIDINRKTYEVGLPVIKKAGVEHKIDFIESPALPILDKLLEDPANEGSFDFAFIDADKENYVNYHERLIKLVKIGGLLVYDNTLWGGRVCWPEDKVPPHARSGRDAAIEFNKTITNDSRVEFALTSVGDGLNICRRVA; this is translated from the exons ATGGAAAACATCAAAGATCCATCAATTTACCGCAATCCAGTCATATTGCAGAGCGAGGACTTAACCAAG TATATTCTGGAAACTGCTGTTTACCCTAGAGAACCTGCGCCTCTAAAAGAGCTGAGGGAAGCCACTAATAATCACCCTTG gGGCTTCATTGCTACTTTACCTGAAGCGGGTCAGCTAATGACCTTACTTTTGAAGCTGTTGAATCCCAAAAAGACCATTGAAGTGGGAGTGTTTACTGGTTATTCCCTTCTCCTCACCGCACTCAACATTCCTCATGATGGAAAG ATTACAGCCATAGATATTAACAGGAAAACTTATGAGGTTGGTTTACCAGTCATCAAAAAGGCTGGAGTTGAGCACAAGATTGATTTCATAGAGTCTCCAGCTCTACCAATTTTAGATAAGCTACTTGAAGat CCTGCAAATGAAGGATCTTTTGACTTTGCCTTCATTGATGCTGACAAGGAGAACTATGTGAACTACCATGAGAGGCTTATAAAGCTGGTCAAGATTGGGGGGTTGCTTGTGTATGACAACACACTGTGGGGTGGACGTGTTTGCTGGCCTGAAGACAAAGTTCCACCACACGCTAGATCAGGGAGGGACGCTGCAATTGAATTTAACAAAACAATCACAAACGATTCTCGTGTTGAATTTGCTCTTACTTCCGTAGGGGATGGGCTCAATATTTGTAGGCGCGTTGCTTGA
- the LOC114407390 gene encoding 60S ribosomal protein L31, translating into MVEKAKGRKEEVVTREYTINLHKRLHGCTFKKKAPKAIKEIRKFAQKAMGTNDVRVDVKLNKFVWSQGIRSVPRRIRVRIARKRNDDEDAKEELYSLVTVVEIPKDELKGLGTKVIDDED; encoded by the exons ATGGTGGAGAAGGCGAAGGGTAGAAAGGAGGAGGTGGTTACCCGTGAGTACACCATTAACCTCCACAAGCGCCTCCATGGCTG CACATTTAAGAAGAAAGCTCCTAAAGCTATTAAGGAGATAAGGAAATTTGCCCAAAAGGCCATGGGGACCAATGATGTGAGGGTGGATGTGAAGTTGAACAAGTTTGTCTGGAGCCAGGGAATCAGGAGTGTTCCAAGGAGGATTAGAGTAAGAATTGCTCGCAAGAgaaatgatgatgaagatgccaaGGAAGAGCTGTACTCTCTTGTTACCGTTGTTGAGATCCCTAAGGACGAGCTCAAAGGGTTGGGCACTAAGGTTATTGATGACGAGGATTGA
- the LOC114406196 gene encoding vacuolar protein sorting-associated protein 32 homolog 2-like: MDHVDGLEMLEKKDYVFDKQKWGRGKSKELARGNNKRARKIDAVDKTLDEINEQIENMRMIQEALSAPIGEAAYFDEDELEAELEELEAAEFHPATTAPAATLLVPARRPPTRPVPVEDELAALQAELAI, from the exons ATGGATCATGTAGACGGTCTTGAAATGCTGGAGAAAAAAGATTATGTGTTTGATAAACAAAAATGGGGAAGAGGAAAATCCAAAGAATTGGCTAGGGGAAATAACAAAAGGGCTAG gaAAATTGATGCTGTTGACAAGACGTTGGATGAGATCAATGAACAGATTGAGAACATGAGAATGATTCAGGAAGCCTTGTCAGCTCCAATTGGTGAAGCTGCTTATTTTGATGAG gATGAATTGGAAGCAGAACTAGAAGAACTGGAGGCTGCTGAGTTTCATCCAGCAACTACAGCTCCTGCAGCCACATTGCTGGTCCCGGCCCGGCGACCACCTACTCGCCCTGTTCCTGTGGAAGATGAATTGGCAGCTTTGCAGGCTGAGTTGGCAATTTGA